Part of the Halorhabdus utahensis DSM 12940 genome, GTGGAACGAAGGGATGACGGCATATTTCGGCGTCGACGAACTACACGCACTGAACGAGCCCGTCGAAAACGTGTTCCCGGCTGTCGAACACGGCAAAGCGGGCGAAGGACCGCTGGCGATGGCAGCACTGGAAGCCGACCGGGACTTCTACAACGTCGAAGTCCGGACGGAAGTCGATGGTGAGCACCGCCACTACGTCGCCAGTGCGGCCCGGATCGAGGACGACGAGGGGAGCGTCCAGGCCGTCGCCGAGACGATCAAGGACGTCACCGAACTGAAAGAGACCGTCGAGCGCGTCACAGGCACCCTGGGCGCAGTAGCCGACGGCGATCTCAGTGCGCGGATGGACGATACAGGATTGTCTGGCGATCACAGGCGGCTGGCGACAGCCGTCAACGAAACGGTCGCTGCGCTCGACGAAGCGCTGACCGAGATCGAACATGCAGTCGATAGTGTCGACGACGCGGCGGCGACTGTCGCGAACACGGCATCACACCTCGACGGTGCATCTGACGAGGTATCGTCGTCGGTCGAGGACATCGTCGAAGGTGCCAGCGACCAGTCGGAACTGACGACCGGCCTGGCAAACGAGATCCAGTCGGCAGCGGCCAACGCCGAGGAGTCGGCCGCAAGCACCGACGAGATCGCGACCTTCGCCGGCGACGTCTCGGCGGAGGCCGAGGAGGCCGGATCCGCCGCGAGCACTGCCGAGGACGCCATCGAGGAATCGCAGGCAGTCCTGGCGGCAGCGACCGAGAGCGCCAGGACGCTCGAATCGCACTCCGCGGACATGGCCGAGATCGTCGGGACGATCGCCGACATCGCCGAGCAGACCAACATCCTCGCGCTCAACGCCTCGATCGAGGCCGCTCGCGCCGGCGAGGAAGGGGAGGGCTTCGCCGTGGTGGCCGACGAGGTCAAGAGCCTCGCGGCGGAGACCCAGGAGGAGACGGCGGCGATCCGGGACGTGATCGATAACGCACGAGAGGAGATCGAAACGGTGACGACCCACGTCGGTGACGCTGCCGAGGCCGTCGACACGGCCGAGTCGGTCGTCGAAACTAACAGCGAGACCTTCGAGCGGATCGACACCAAAACTGACGAGGTCACCGACTCGATCCGAGAGGCCTCCGACGCGATCGACGAACTGGCAAA contains:
- a CDS encoding methyl-accepting chemotaxis protein codes for the protein MSESLTHDSEAEADESGERETEKRRVTDANLLDTLVAGCPISLFMIDRNGKISRWNEGMTAYFGVDELHALNEPVENVFPAVEHGKAGEGPLAMAALEADRDFYNVEVRTEVDGEHRHYVASAARIEDDEGSVQAVAETIKDVTELKETVERVTGTLGAVADGDLSARMDDTGLSGDHRRLATAVNETVAALDEALTEIEHAVDSVDDAAATVANTASHLDGASDEVSSSVEDIVEGASDQSELTTGLANEIQSAAANAEESAASTDEIATFAGDVSAEAEEAGSAASTAEDAIEESQAVLAAATESARTLESHSADMAEIVGTIADIAEQTNILALNASIEAARAGEEGEGFAVVADEVKSLAAETQEETAAIRDVIDNAREEIETVTTHVGDAAEAVDTAESVVETNSETFERIDTKTDEVTDSIREASDAIDELANTMQEAASDVDHIDEITTDTRERARSSAEAAEDLVTSIDNLSTSAEQLTDLSTELTGLVSEYETTAE